Genomic segment of Pseudomonadota bacterium:
TGAGTACAGCCAAAAGCTACCAAAATATAAAAGACCACGAAAGGTCTTTTTTGGTGAGGTTCCCCGGAATCCTACCGGTAAAATAGAGAAACCAAAAATAAGAAAGAGATATATAGGTATTGAAGGGGCATTTAAAGTATAATCAAAAATATGCGATACGAACCCTGAGCCTAACCTAATTGCTTAATCAGTGCCATAGTAGCAGCTACAGATTTGTCAAAATCCTTCCTCTCCTCTTCATTGAGAGGTAACTCAATTATTTTTTCAATACCTCTACTGCCTAATATAATGGGAACACCTGTATACACCCCTTTTACACCATATTCTCCGGTAAGATAGGCTGAGCATGATACCATCCTCTTTTCATCAAATATTATTGCTTTTATCATCTGATATATTGCTGCAGCAGGTGCATAATGAGCGCTGCCTGTTTTTAGGAATTTAACAACTTCTTCGCCTCCCCGCCTCGTCCTTTCAACAAGGGCGTCAATCCTTTCCTTGCTTATGAATTCGGCTATAGGGATACCCTTAACCGTCGTAAATCTCGGCATTGGAACCATAAGGTCACCATGACCCCCGAGAACAAGAGACTCTACATCTTCCACAGAAACTCCCAGTTCCCATGCAACAAATGTCCCGAACCTTGCAGAATCAAGCATTCCCCCCATTCCTATAACCCTTTTTGAACCAAAACCTGACACCCTCATGCTTAACTGTGCCATAGCATCCATCGGGTTAGTAACAACAATCATTACTGCCTCCGGAGAAAGTTTTGATGTATTTTCCACTACTTCAGTTATGATTTTTCCATTGATATTGAAGAGATCATCCCTGCTCATACCAGGCTTCCTTGGAAATCCTGCAGTCACTACAATAAT
This window contains:
- the mdh gene encoding malate dehydrogenase translates to MKEKVTIIGAGNVGTTLAHIIVQSGIANVVLYDIVEGLPQGKALDLSEACPLWDSTATILGTSSYDDTVYSDIIVVTAGFPRKPGMSRDDLFNINGKIITEVVENTSKLSPEAVMIVVTNPMDAMAQLSMRVSGFGSKRVIGMGGMLDSARFGTFVAWELGVSVEDVESLVLGGHGDLMVPMPRFTTVKGIPIAEFISKERIDALVERTRRGGEEVVKFLKTGSAHYAPAAAIYQMIKAIIFDEKRMVSCSAYLTGEYGVKGVYTGVPIILGSRGIEKIIELPLNEEERKDFDKSVAATMALIKQLG